From the genome of Anopheles funestus chromosome 2RL, idAnoFuneDA-416_04, whole genome shotgun sequence:
ATCCGTTAAATCACCTGTATTACATTATGCTACGCTTATAAATCACCCCGCACATTGTATTTTCCGTCTTGTTTTAACATGAACTCACAATAAATGGAAACCATTTACATAATGATGTCCATCGTAGGTGTCACGTTGAAGAGGGATTGTGGTTTGTTAAGGTCTTAAGGGTAGCACGAGAAAGTAGAGTGCGTAATTTTAACTACAATTTggttggtgtatttttttatagtcATTGAATGCTTTCACTCGAGCTGCATTATAATGATATGCTGTGCTTATACCTTATAAGGGGTAAACTGTGCTCAAATTTCCTCCACCCCTGATGCTATGCACACCTCTGCTTGggaatatattattatttaactaTTCGATTATCTTCACATCGCATAAAATCATCGCAtctcacaaaaaaagcttGGAAGAGAAACTGcagttgaaaaacaaaatgcaataatACGTTCCGTACACGACTTCCGATTGCATGCAATTTGCTGGAGGACAGAGAAACGCACGCAGTTCAAGATTTTCCTGACTTTCCATGCGATAGACAATGtgcaaaaacaacattaatacAGCTGCAAGTCAGGTAGTACTACGTGAGGAAATTCAAATAAGAGAAATTCAAATGAACTCAGCGGACACCATCTGCCTTGAGTCGTTCGATCGTTGATAGGTGTGCAgtccaccatcaccaccacaaaCAGTTCTTGGTGACTGGTCGCATGCAAATTGGCTTTCCATGAACGTTTCCTTCTGGATAAAAACTGTGAAAGAAATATACTTATATCAGATTGGTTTTGTCCGATAAAAACATTTCGGCTACGAGCTTTGCTTTGCAGATTTTGCAGGGATGTGCACTAAACTCGGTGACATTTTCCCTTACCAGCTTTCGCGCTAATCCCAGTACACGCCTAGCAGATAAGCGTGCACGATTCGTGACCATGCCTTGACCACATTAACCGACACACCAATTACTACCAATCAAACATTGAACAGCAGGGGTAGCTCGAACGGCTCAACAGTGCCAGCTGTTGATCGTTGGTAATACGGACGAAGGAAATCGAAAGTCGAAGCGGTCAACTTTTCATCCAGCCGTCCACAGCGGCAAAccagtttttcttctttcgactCCacctggaaaagaaaaacttgtcCACCCTCTTCCGTCCATAGCGCTTATCGTGTGGCTCACTGTCATCAGCTAGCCGTGGAAATATGGTGGtgtggaaaaagtaaaaactccAATAACCCACATTGCATCGGTGTACATCGCGCACGTCTGTGACCATGTGACTACACTCAAACAGTACCGTCACCCAGGACAGACAGGGTGctgcaaaaaaatgcaataccAAACGTTGCAGCAAAAAGGATAAGAGGAATGGGTGCAGGGGATAGAGGGAGTCATAGAAGGGGGTATTATCATGACCGGACGCCTACCCTTCTTTCTGCGCCCTCCATCGCACGCACAAAACGTTCAGACAAAACGACAACGAAGGGAGGTCACCTTTAGCACATAGGTGCAGATCGGGTAATTTATGTTCAAAATTCTAGTGTTCACACAGCGCCACACAATATGCCGGTTGCCATCGGTTAAAAGCACCGAGACTGCCATTCACCAAACCTTTCTTGGCCGATGTTGCCTTCGCGTGTCGGCGAAAGGTGCGTAAAGGATTTTTCTCGGTCATTCGATAGTCAGCCGGCGATTGGGTGTGACCGCCATTAGGTTAGAGGTTTGAAAATTGCATTCGCTGCACCACAGCTGATCAGCTACGTACGATCAAAACCATTGCATGCAAGATGTAATCTGCAACCTGCAGTTGCAACACTTATGGGTTTTAATTCTTTGATATTTGTACATGAATAGTTTCTAATTCATTGAATTTATATTATAAGCTTTTCGCtgtaaaaatgcttttaaaacggtgtttaatttacaatattatcGTATACAAACCAATTTCTTACAATCGGTTGCTACAATCTTTTGTCTGATCTTCTTTCTGACAGCTCTTCGCAGTACTGGTTGTGGCAGAAGATGCTAGCAAGGGTACCAACAATGGCGAAGAACAAGATACATCCATTGAACATCTTCCCCTACCCGCAGCATTACATCGCCAGAAGCGTCATGAGGTGGAAATTCATCGGGTTATAAAGCGACGACCAAAGCTACCGCCTCCGCCACGTGGTCGCAAACCCAGACCACCACGCCGACCTGGCTCGAAGCCACGAGTCAAATACGGACCACCCAATGTAAACTATCCTCCAATTTCGCACTACGTTCCGCAGTCGATCGACGATCCGTACAGTTCCGGATTCGAGGCTTCCTTTGGCGATCATCACGGATCGTTCGGAGAACCACCGGCGGGCTATGGTGCACCAATACACCCGTCGCCCACATTCGGATCGCCACCCTTTGCGTACGGTCAAACGATCACTAGTTACGAAGGTTCCACATACGGGAAGCCGTCCAGCTACGAAGGATCACCATCGTTCGGCAAGCACAACTACCAAGGAAGTTCTTCCTCTTCAGCTTCGTTTGGCAAACCAAACTTCGAGATATCTAATTTTGATGGTGGATTTTCGAAAGTAAATTTTGGAAACGGACCCAGTACGTTCGACACAAAAGTACCTTCGTTCTTGGATTCATCGAACAGCTTCGACAGTTTCCCTGGTGGCAAACATTCGCACAACATTGGAGGATATTCTCACAGCTATTCACACTCGAGCAATAAACAACCCTCGTTTGCAGATTCTACTGCAATAAACACTTACACCACACCGTCGGGGAAAGGTAACTTCTACACCGACACCTCCAGCAGCTTTGGCGATATTGGATCTAAGCATCAGCTGCCACTGGAAAAGTATCGCAAAGATCCCTACAAGACACCGGTCACATCATACGAAGTTCCATCGAACTCCAAGTCAAACTTATTCGAACCTTCTGGCGATTTTGAAACGACCTACAAACGATCGCCGCACAATGGTGGCATTAGCTCAACGCACTCCACCTCTCATAGTACCGTTGGCAATAGTGAGGAAGATTACATACCGAGCCTGCCGACACGGTACGATCAGGAACAGTTCCATACgcccacaaaaacaaaccctaaCAAACCTCCGATTAGCACGCTTCAGACGATCAATGGTGCCGATGACCATTTCACCTCCTTCTCTTCATACTACGACGGTGGCTCGGAATCACAGAAGATCCCGGTTAAGAGTAAACAACCTTCACCGTATGGACAGGATTCATCTGACGAACAGTTCCACACTGCACCTGGCGGCGATAAACGGATAAAGAATCGTCGTAAGAAGAAGCCCAAGCTGCCAAGCTCAACAATTGCCCACAATCTCGACACGGATGATCTGCGCGATGCCTTCGGATCGAGTTCCGATTTCCACCAGGTGGCAATAGATGCGGACGAGTTTCTAGATTTTGAACCGAAGAAACAGATTAAACATTCCAAACCGGCCGGTGTAACATTCCCACGCGCCGAAGAAACGCTACCAGCTAATTATGTACTGCTTTCGTCACAAAACCAGGGTAGCGCCGCGACAAAGGGTCGTGAATCAAACAACCAACGATCACCTCCCTCCACGTCTATTTCCACTAGCAAATCGGTTGAATATGATACGAAAAAGTTGAATCTAAACAATTACTTTCAAGGTAACCATGCACCAAACCAGGCACACCGGCCATCGAAACCGATTGGGCTAGATGATTTGAATATACTGTCGATTCAAAAGTCTAACTCACATAGCTACTATGCCGGTTCGACCCAAGCAGGAAGCGCTGGTGGTGATAGACCTGGCAGTGGATTCTTGCCGACTAGAAGAAGAGACATGCAGCACTATCGTAGTGCCACTAGTAGCCTCGATTACACCATgcttgacgatgatgatgaagaaaattatGACGACATCAGTGACATTGGAACGCGTTCGCGTGGGAACCGCAAGAAAAAAGATCTGTCGGAAACGACGGTATCCGTCTAGATTCGTGGCACCAACAGGTGTCGTTGCGTTTTACCAGTACGATTCTCTTGGCAGTAGCATTAGTAAtatataagtataagtattgTTTCGTTACGTTTCGTTTTCATAGATCGACATAAGAGGGATAGTCTATTTATTAAACTGTTTTAAAGTTTGTCCAACAATAAATACTAAGGAAAGTATAGTGTCGAGGTGacattttctaaacaaaaacaacccctCCGCGCTGCCGTGTAAAGTAGTAAAAATTTAGGAAAATATTGAGAATTTCTTCGTCCCACACAAAACATGCTCTTTACCCCATTCTTAGTAGTTCCCAATTATTATGCTTACTGCTGTTAAGTAATCCCTTAAAATTTGAGAACCAACGCCAGACAAGTTCTGGAATTCGAATGGAATATCTTCACCATGTGTCTGGCAGATAGCAACGGTATAATTGTACCTACCTTTTTATCGATAAATGTTGTCCACTGGCGACTAGCACAGTACGTTTGGAAATCTTGAAAGAAAATAGGACCGGATGATGTTGCCGGTAGatcaggtgtgtgtgtggccaaTCCAAGCACGGAACGCGATTTCTCCAACAACGCCTTCATTACCGGGATGAGGAACGAGTACTGTTCCGAGTTGTCCACCTCTATTGCATTGCACATTGCTTGATTGAGACTGTACATTAGGTAGCCAATTTCGGCCGGATCCTGATTGGTGCGATTTTGTAATAACGCATGCAGTTTCGCTGTTGCCATTGCCACTATTTCCGAGTTTGCACTGTGCGAACACTTTAGCAGCAGTCCCAAACAGAGATGGGACATTTCGGACCAATCATCACTGCTGCTCTGCTGAAAAACCATCAGTATGTCCAGCAACGATAGGACACCATCGAGCAGCTTCACCGAACACTTCTTTGAGTCGTCCTCGTTCGGGTCCAGTACAACCAAATCGTACGCCAACCGTAACAGTTGGGCAGCATTTTGCTGGTGGATTAGTGCAAGGTGTGCATTTTCCGCCAGATCCATCAAAGCTGCCTGTACACCCATCTCCAGTATCCGTAGCCGTAGTGCAAGGTGGGAACAATATAGTTCATTATTAAGCGCAATCAGATTAATGCATGCCATCACCTGACCCCGTTCCTGCCACGAATCGTTGGAATTTTCTACACCGCGCCACAAAATCGTAAACAAACTGCTGGACACTAGGCAAACGAGATTTTCCTCCTCGTTATCGTCTGCATACTTTTCACTAGTAGAATCAACACTATTTCCCGCACTGCTGTCCAACTCTTCGGCACTCTTCGTCGACTGCAGATCCTCCACCACCATTGAACCGGTTCCAGCAAGCGATCCTGACTCGTCTAGGGACACATTTTCCTCGCTACTACTGCTCAAGGAAGATTTCTTCTTCCGTCCGGCAGACTCTTCGAAGCTAAGTGTCAGCGAACCAAGCGTGTCCTGTATATCCGACGTCTTCTGCCGTATTACAGAGTATACCGAGGTGATCGACGAAGCAATGTTGTCTACTACCGCTTCCTGAACCGTATCTGCCAGCTCTTTGATTTCATGCTCAATTGCGGTAGCCGCCTCGGACATAAATGAGTTCGGTTGCTTACAGCTTTCCTGTACGTGTAGCTCCAAATTGTCTTCATCAAACACGATCAAATCATCAACACCTGCTCCAGCGGCGGACGATTCACTTTCCCGCTTCACCACTTCGTCCATGTCGGTGAGCAAGTTTTGCTTATCCTTTTCTGATCCTTCCTCCTCCGGGCGGTTTTCGACCGGCTTCTTAATCAACAACCGCGCGATAGACTCCTGCCAACCGACCTGCTTTGCTATCATTTGTGGAGCTTTCGGTTTTGTGAACGTGCTCGTCATTAGACGCCTTGCTATTTCCAGCTTTAGCGACAGTTCCGAAAGGTTGGCATGATACATAAGACACAGTGCCCCGGCGTATCCCATTTCCGTGTCGGAGCTCAAATTAAGATCCAGCAGACCAAGGATGACGTGCGGTTCCAGTTGGAATGGAAGCATAAACGAGAACAACCCTGGATAAAGGCTATGGCATTCGATGGATGTATCGTACAATCGTAAAGCTGCCTTATGTTTGGCAGATATTCGCTTGGTACACAGCATACCGGTAATGAATTTGATTAGCTTCGTATGCACTTCGCTACCAAAATGACGATCGATAAATAGCATATACATCGCTTCTGCCATGTGTGGCTCGTACATAAGAAGGAATATTTGATCCTTCACGTGTTTCCCTTCAATTAACAGTATGAGCATATCGATAATCTCACCAACCGTGGACTCGTGCTTTGTTGTAGTGAGGAATGTCAAAACTGCCGATAtctgaaaacaataaaaaaacaaatttatcacTACGAATAAGCCATgccgacacacacacgtaatTACCTCCTTTATGTTGACTTCTTTCTGAATATAGTACTTGATGATCCTCAGCAGTGACTCTCGTACCATCTTTGCATCTTGCGCCGGAAGGTTCGTACTGTGCGTGAAATGCTCGTGTATCACATCCAACACAAACTGTATGCCAAAATGGCGCCGAAAGTATTTACGATCATCTTTGATAATTGTGCTGATGTACTGTACGTGTCCGATTACTATCTGGAACTGTGCCTTGGCCCAAATACGAAAGTTAAACACCAAATCGCGATGCAGCACATGCAGCAGCTCCATATTTCCGGACGGCATTTCATTCTGTATCGACTCGATCAGCAACTGCATCGCCATTAGTACATTTACGTCGAACAGTCGCTCGTTACACCGCTGGAGCAATGTGCTCATAATGGCAATTGCATCATTTTTCAGCATATTCTCTTTGTTGAGCTCACTGCCACTGATAAAGTTACGAACCAGGCACAGAAAGCAAGCGATCGGGTTTTGGATAATTTTTGCCTCGGTCAATGAGTTGACCTGGAGCATTTCCCAATCGCCAAAGTTTTCCTCCTTCAGTGGTGATTCTACCGGGCTGAGCGATATCAGTTCGTTTGCCGATGGAATGTCCGAGTCCGGCAGCAACGAAATGCTGTCCACAATCGGTAACAATGCCACCATACCTCCGATTCCATTCAGAGCGTTCTGTAGCGAAAGTGTATTCGCCACGCTAGCCACCAGGTGACCGTTGTACTGATTTCCCGGTGCCAGATCCAAACATAGCCCATCGAAGCATGCATTAGgcgcgaaacaaaacacaaacttgGAGGCCATATCGAACGATTCGATCATATCCGTGGCCAGCACATTCGCCACATTAGGTCCCGCTTCGAACAAACTCTTGATGTTAACGTTCGTATCAGCCAGCAGCACCGCACCAAGCTGCCCTTTAAGACAGATCGCTTCACCGAACACAAGATCCTGCATACCG
Proteins encoded in this window:
- the LOC125775061 gene encoding uncharacterized protein LOC125775061, with amino-acid sequence MACWRQLLLLLFAVLVVAEDASKGTNNGEEQDTSIEHLPLPAALHRQKRHEVEIHRVIKRRPKLPPPPRGRKPRPPRRPGSKPRVKYGPPNVNYPPISHYVPQSIDDPYSSGFEASFGDHHGSFGEPPAGYGAPIHPSPTFGSPPFAYGQTITSYEGSTYGKPSSYEGSPSFGKHNYQGSSSSSASFGKPNFEISNFDGGFSKVNFGNGPSTFDTKVPSFLDSSNSFDSFPGGKHSHNIGGYSHSYSHSSNKQPSFADSTAINTYTTPSGKGNFYTDTSSSFGDIGSKHQLPLEKYRKDPYKTPVTSYEVPSNSKSNLFEPSGDFETTYKRSPHNGGISSTHSTSHSTVGNSEEDYIPSLPTRYDQEQFHTPTKTNPNKPPISTLQTINGADDHFTSFSSYYDGGSESQKIPVKSKQPSPYGQDSSDEQFHTAPGGDKRIKNRRKKKPKLPSSTIAHNLDTDDLRDAFGSSSDFHQVAIDADEFLDFEPKKQIKHSKPAGVTFPRAEETLPANYVLLSSQNQGSAATKGRESNNQRSPPSTSISTSKSVEYDTKKLNLNNYFQGNHAPNQAHRPSKPIGLDDLNILSIQKSNSHSYYAGSTQAGSAGGDRPGSGFLPTRRRDMQHYRSATSSLDYTMLDDDDEENYDDISDIGTRSRGNRKKKDLSETTVSV